One stretch of Buteo buteo chromosome Z, bButBut1.hap1.1, whole genome shotgun sequence DNA includes these proteins:
- the BICRA gene encoding BRD4-interacting chromatin-remodeling complex-associated protein isoform X4: MDDEDGRCLLDVICDPQALNDFLHGSEKIDSDDLLDNTGDAASAFFEGAGLHVQESSGNHLSTEQSQPTTSVDLDFLEDDILGSPSSSGANLQNSDQPCDILQQSLQEANITEQTLEAEAELDLGSFQLPTLQPVVQTASDGTPQIFSSGADLIGLQQPAVLTHQALVQQSVGADVVNKAISVQPFLQQVGLGNVTIQPISNLQGLPNGSPSGTLGIGPIQVVGQQVMAINQPAQQIIAKQVQPSQVATMPVGSYITQTAPEQQQVTLASTGVSPQSAGLVIQKNLPTVATTTLNGNSMFGSVSGTQGSQPLTVTSNLSSPLVQAQNVIIHRTPTPIQPKPAGVLQQKLYQITPKPFGSNNTTLTIQNEAALQQQKAQQNLTFMASKPGQNVVLSGFPQGLPANVFKQPPPQQQALSKPMSVHLLNQGSSIVIPAQHVPQAMLQGQNQFLLPGQLAGASAVQIPQQLSALQANMGGQILTTSHPGGQAHIITSQGPGGQLITNQALPAQILTNQNIASQLNLGQVLTSQNAHGTAHILSAPIQLQPGQVGQPALFQMPVSLAGSLTTQSQPSVAASLGQTGQTVIQGVTLPNQVAMLNATENLGQAVSIQASATTSSQSPGLVQPQSASGASLLPSADQSSILTVQTASQPPAPLQLNVPPPPPPPPPAQQPVTSQPSPSLASSPEKIILGQAAAGAVINQDPMQMFLQQLPAGQQKLPGASPSPSLPHPPLGESPQLPAAHLSQMQSPHPSRPPSQPQPLSRPPSRPHSRPPSQPQTLSRPPSEPLSRSCTPQAPMPSLYVIQNQLASSPLGGGQHPLRPPSQPQPPFQPPPAQSEAAPPPAQLQVQLPAPAEVQHAHSPHFQLQFPSQGQIKPPTPTHALHLTAEQQRSFPMVPSQFQTLPAIPNPAPQQKQILDRFQQVPQGIILQTKQQPPTSQASPALSQFSSPSSSVLVSGQGQAVAVTTTTPASVHSHAPATLPPSTAGITAPVPAESKTYSSVSTPISAGKGAAAQGKSATPLAIQQPVQTKPGVISSVSGLNLGKGPLQIQVVGKGLPQLMPSVPVQGQQLQYDSKLGLKKAPTLQPSKEACFLEQLHKHQGAVLHPDYKTSFRSFDDALQRLLPYHVYQGMLPSAQDYRKVDEEFEVVSTQLLKRTQAMLNKYRLLLLEESRRVSPSAEMVMIDRMFIQEEKTMLALDKQLAKEKPDEYVSSSSRSQSLSSSAALASVSSSTPAPESLKVPPVQTTPPIHPTKLVIKHSGGSPSVTWAKASPSLDGDEDALPSRSKPPIKTYEARSRIGLKLKIKQEAGLSKVVHNTALDPVHQPPPVCRVIKGPDPHASGTVGTAAASSSAAAGQMNGTVDHVTSAPAEKKPIVTYCRLPLRKTYRENVDAFVAEKPADACPKGSALKADKLPGALVIKQEDGSRSVITSHKSQDSPSAAAAEKSRPEESSKLLFFNRSDARSLVLQDSPAPQKTDDSTSGLMKELAEVEDEFYRGMIKPEPPDQGSGSELTWEVPLPPAKRRKSESFEVDNASFSSDSPQDDSLNEHLQSAIDSILNLQQPQTGGQNVRTPSSSYNSSSSPFSSPVHRTDAYLAPNHNGGLGARTLNR, encoded by the exons ATGGATGATGAAGACGGCCGGTGCCTGCTAGATGTAATTTG CGATCCTCAGGCCTTGAATGATTTTTTACATGGATCCGAAAAG attGACAGTGATGATCTCCTGGACAACACAGGAGATGCAGCCAGTGCCTTTTTTGAAGGTGCTGgg CTGCACGTACAAGAGTCCTCCGGCAACCATCTGAGCACCGAGCAGAGCCAGCCCACGACCAGCGTGGACCTTGACTTTTTAGAAGATGACATCCTGGGGTCACCGTCCAGCAGTGGGGCAAACCTGCAGAACTCAGACCAGCCCTGTGACATCCTCCAGCAGAGCCTGCAAGAGGCCAACATCACCGAGCAGACGCTGGAGGCGGAGGCCGAGCTGGACCTGGGCTCCTTCCAGCTTCCCACCCTCCAGCCGGTGGTGCAGACGGCCTCCGACGGCACCCCGCAGATCTTCTCCAGCGGAGCCGACCTGATCGGGCTGCAGCAACCCGCCGTCCTGACACACCAAGCCCTGGTGCAGCAGTCGGTAGGAGCAGATGTTGTCAACAAGGCCATCAGTGTTCAGCCTTTCCTCCAGCAGGTCGGCTTGGGCAATGTCACCATCCAGCCCATCTCCAATCTCCAGGGCTTGCCCAACGGCAGCCCCAGCGGGACGCTGGGCATCGGGCCGATTCAGGTGGTCGGGCAGCAAGTGATGGCCATCAACCAGCCGGCGCAGCAGATCATCGCCAAGCAGGTTCAGCCTTCCCAAGTGGCCACCATGCCCGTTGGCAGTTACATCACCCAGACGGCGCCCGAGCAGCAGCAGGTCACCCTCGCCTCGACAGGGGTCTCACCACAGAGCGCTGGTCTCGTCATCCAGAAAAACCTGCCCACAGTGGCCACCACGACGCTGAATGGGAACTCCATGTTCGGGAGTGTGTCCGGGACCCAAGGCTCCCAGCCGCTCACCGTCACCTCAAACTTGAGCAGCCCCTTGGTGCAGGCTCAAAACGTCATCATTCACAGGACGCCCACCCCGATTCAGCCCAAACCCGCTGGGGTCCTCCAGCAGAAACTGTACCAGATCACCCCCAAGCCCTTCGGTTCCAACAACACCACCCTGACCATCCAGAACGAAGCcgccctgcagcagcagaaggccCAGCAGAACCTGACCTTCATGGCCAGCAAACCTGGGCAGAATGTGGTGCTGTCGGGCTTCCCCCAAGGGCTTCCAGCCAATGTCTTCAagcagccgccgccgcagcAGCAGGCCCTCAGCAAGCCCATGAGCGTCCACTTGCTGAACCAGGGCAGCAGCATCGTCATCCCCGCCCAGCACGTCCCACAGGCCATGCTGCAGGGCCAGAACCAGTTCCTCCTCCCCGGGCAGCTGGCGGGCGCTTCCGCCGTGCAGATACCCCAGCAGCTCTCCGCCTTGCAGGCCAACATGGGAGGGCAGATCCTGACCACCTCCCACCCCGGCGGGCAAGCCCATATCATAACTAGCCAAGGGCCGGGCGGACAGCTGATTACCAACCAAGCCTTGCCAGCCCAGATCCTCACCAACCAGAACATCGCCAGCCAGCTGAACCTGGGCCAGGTGCTCACCTCACAGAACGCCCACGGCACTGCTCACATACTCTCAGCTCCCATCCAGCTCCAGCCTGGCCAGGTGGGTCAGCCGGCTCTCTTCCAGATGCCCGTTTCACTGGCGGGCAGCTTGACCACCCAGAGCCAACCCTCAGTGGCCGCCTCGCTGGGCCAGACGGGGCAGACAGTGATCCAGGGGGTGACACTGCCCAACCAGGTGGCCATGCTCAACGCCACCGAGAACCTTGGCCAGGCGGTGAGCATCCAAGCCTCCGCCACCACCAGTAGCCAAAGCCCCGGCCTCGTCCAGCCACAGTCTGCCTCAGGGGCCAGCCTGCTGCCCAGTGCCGACCAGTCCTCCATCCTCACCGTCCAAACCGCCTCCCAGCCGCCCGCTCCACTCCAGCTCAACGTgccgccgccaccaccaccgccgccacctgcccagcagcccgtgacttcccagcccagccccagcttgGCCTCCAGCCCAGAGAAGATCATcctggggcaggcagctgccggaGCCGTCATCAACCAGGACCCCATGCAGATGTTCCTACAACAG TTACCTGCAGGGCAGCAGAAGCTCCCTGGAGCCTCCCCGTCCCCTTCGCTACCTCATCCTCCCCTGGGGGAGAGCCCGCAGCTCCCAGCCGCCCACCTCTCCCAAATGCAgtctccccacccctcccggcctccttcccagccccagcctctctcCCGACCCCCCTCCCGACCCCACTCGCGCCCTCCCTCCCAGCCGCAGACCCTCTCCCGGCCCCCCTCCGAGCCGCTCTCCCGCTCCTGCACCCCCCAGGCACCCATGCCCAGCCTCTACGTCATCCAGAACCAGCTGGCCTCGTCCCCCCTTGGCGGGGGGCAGCACCCCCTGCGTccaccctcccagccccagccgccTTTCCAGCCGCCGCCGGCACAGTCAGAagccgccccgccgccagcgCAGCTTCAGGTCCAGCTCCCGGCGCCGGCGGAGGTCCAGCATGCCCACTCCCCCCacttccagctgcagtttccatCCCAGGGCCAGATCAAACCTCCCACTCCCACCCACGCTCTCCACCTAACCGCGGAGCAGCAGAGGAGCTTTCCGATGGTCCCGAGCCAATTCCAAACCCTCCCGGCCATCCCCAACCCCGCTCCTCAGCAGAAGCAAATACTGGACAGGTTCCAGCAG GTGCCCCAGGGGATCATCCTGCAAACGAAGCAGCAGCCTCCCACCAGCCAGGCTTCCCCCGCACTTAGCCAGTTCAGCAGCCCATCTTCCTCCGTCCTGGTGAGCGGCCAGGGGCAGGCAGTGGCGGTGACGACGACAACGCCGGCCTCTGTGCACAGCCACGCACCCGCCACGCTCCCACCTTCCACCGCAG GTATTACTGCCCCGGTTCCTGCAGAGAGTAAAACCTACTCCAGTGTTTCCACGCCGATTTCTGCTGGGAAaggggctgcagcccaggggaaGTCAGCAACACCTCTTGCCATACAGCAGCCAGTTCAG ACTAAGCCTGGCGTGATCAGTTCTGTCTCAGGCCTGAACCTCGGGAAAGGTCCCTTGCAGATCCAGGTCGTTGGGAAAGGATTACCGCAACTCATGCCCTCGGTCCCTGTGCAAGGCCAACAGCTG CAGTATGACAGCAAGCTTGGTCTGAAGAAAGCCCCGACACTACAGCCCAGCAAGGAAGCTTG TTTCCTGGAGCAGCTGCACAAACACCAGGGCGCGGTGCTGCATCCCGACTACAAGACGTCGTTCCGCTCCTTCGACGATGCCTTGCAGCGGCTCCTGCCCTACCACGTCTACCAGGGGATGCTGCCCTCTGCTCAAGACTACAGGAAGG TGGACGAGGAGTTTGAAGTGGTGTCTACCCAGCTGCTAAAGCGCACACAAGCGATGTTGAACAAGTACCGCCTGCTGCTCTTAGAGGAGTCTCGG AGAGTGAGTCCTTCTGCGGAGATGGTGATGATCGACCGCATGTTtatacaggaagaaaagaccATGTTAGCGCTTGACAAGCAATTGGCAAAGGAGAAACCAG ACGAGTACGTCTCCTCGTCCTCCCGCTCGCAGAGCCTCTCCTCCTCGGCGGCCCTGGCCTCCGTCTCCAGCTCAACACCAGCCCCCGAGAGCCTGAAGGTGCCCCCCGTGCAGACGACCCCCCCCATCCACCCCACCAAGCTGGTGATCAAGCACAGCGGGGGCTCCCCGTCGGTCACCTGGGCCAAGGCGTCCCCCTCTTTGGACGGGGACGAGGACGCCTTGCCCTCAAGGAGCAAACCCCCCATCAAAACCTACGAGGCACGCAGTCGGATCGGCCTCAAGTTGAAAATCAAGCAGGAGGCCGGCCTCAGCAAAGTGGTCCACAACACCGCCTTGGACCCCGTGCACCAGCCTCCCCCCGTGTGCCGCGTCATCAAAGGACCCGACCCGCACGCCTCCGGCACTGTCggcaccgccgccgcctcctcctccgccgccgccggccagaTGAACGGGACCGTTGACCACGTAACCTCTGCTCCCGCCGAGAAGAAACCCATCGTGACCTACTGCCGGCTCCCCCTTCGCAAGACCTACCGCGAGAACGTGGACGCTTTCGTGGCCGAGAAACCCGCCGACGCCTGCCCCAAGGGGAGCGCCCTGAAAGCCGACAAACTCCCTGGCGCCCTCGTCATCAAGCAGGAGGACGGATCCAGGAGCGTGATCACCTCCCACAAGAGCCAGGACAGCCCTTCGGCGGCCGCCGCGGAGAAGAGCCGGCCGGAGGAGAGCTCCAAGCTCCTCTTCTTCAACAGGAGCGACGCTCGCTCCCTGGTCCTGCAGGACAGCCCGGCCCCGCAGAAGACCGACGACTCCACCAGTGGCCTTATGAAGGAGCTTGCGGAAGTCGAGGATGAATTTTACCGCGGGATGATAAAACCCGAGCCCCCTGACCAGGGTTCGGGTTCAGAACTCACCTGGGAGGTGCCGCTGCCCCCAGCCAAGCGTAGAAAGTCGGAGTCCTTTGAGGTGGACAATGCCAGCTTCTCCAGCGACAGCCCCCAGGACGATTCCCTCAACGAGCACCTCCAGAGCGCCATCGACAGCATCCTCAACCTGCAGCAACCTCAGACTGGGGGCCAGAACGTCCGGACGCCTTCCTCTTCTtacaactcctcctcctcccccttctcctcacCCGTCCACCGTACGGACGCCTACCTTGCCCCTAATCACAACGGTGGCCTTGGAGCAAGGACGTTGAACAGATAA
- the BICRA gene encoding BRD4-interacting chromatin-remodeling complex-associated protein isoform X3: MCRCLAGSCLRSPCGDVWETPRRLLLKHHVDMDDEDGRCLLDVICDPQALNDFLHGSEKLHVQESSGNHLSTEQSQPTTSVDLDFLEDDILGSPSSSGANLQNSDQPCDILQQSLQEANITEQTLEAEAELDLGSFQLPTLQPVVQTASDGTPQIFSSGADLIGLQQPAVLTHQALVQQSVGADVVNKAISVQPFLQQVGLGNVTIQPISNLQGLPNGSPSGTLGIGPIQVVGQQVMAINQPAQQIIAKQVQPSQVATMPVGSYITQTAPEQQQVTLASTGVSPQSAGLVIQKNLPTVATTTLNGNSMFGSVSGTQGSQPLTVTSNLSSPLVQAQNVIIHRTPTPIQPKPAGVLQQKLYQITPKPFGSNNTTLTIQNEAALQQQKAQQNLTFMASKPGQNVVLSGFPQGLPANVFKQPPPQQQALSKPMSVHLLNQGSSIVIPAQHVPQAMLQGQNQFLLPGQLAGASAVQIPQQLSALQANMGGQILTTSHPGGQAHIITSQGPGGQLITNQALPAQILTNQNIASQLNLGQVLTSQNAHGTAHILSAPIQLQPGQVGQPALFQMPVSLAGSLTTQSQPSVAASLGQTGQTVIQGVTLPNQVAMLNATENLGQAVSIQASATTSSQSPGLVQPQSASGASLLPSADQSSILTVQTASQPPAPLQLNVPPPPPPPPPAQQPVTSQPSPSLASSPEKIILGQAAAGAVINQDPMQMFLQQLPAGQQKLPGASPSPSLPHPPLGESPQLPAAHLSQMQSPHPSRPPSQPQPLSRPPSRPHSRPPSQPQTLSRPPSEPLSRSCTPQAPMPSLYVIQNQLASSPLGGGQHPLRPPSQPQPPFQPPPAQSEAAPPPAQLQVQLPAPAEVQHAHSPHFQLQFPSQGQIKPPTPTHALHLTAEQQRSFPMVPSQFQTLPAIPNPAPQQKQILDRFQQVPQGIILQTKQQPPTSQASPALSQFSSPSSSVLVSGQGQAVAVTTTTPASVHSHAPATLPPSTAGITAPVPAESKTYSSVSTPISAGKGAAAQGKSATPLAIQQPVQTKPGVISSVSGLNLGKGPLQIQVVGKGLPQLMPSVPVQGQQLQYDSKLGLKKAPTLQPSKEACFLEQLHKHQGAVLHPDYKTSFRSFDDALQRLLPYHVYQGMLPSAQDYRKVDEEFEVVSTQLLKRTQAMLNKYRLLLLEESRRVSPSAEMVMIDRMFIQEEKTMLALDKQLAKEKPDEYVSSSSRSQSLSSSAALASVSSSTPAPESLKVPPVQTTPPIHPTKLVIKHSGGSPSVTWAKASPSLDGDEDALPSRSKPPIKTYEARSRIGLKLKIKQEAGLSKVVHNTALDPVHQPPPVCRVIKGPDPHASGTVGTAAASSSAAAGQMNGTVDHVTSAPAEKKPIVTYCRLPLRKTYRENVDAFVAEKPADACPKGSALKADKLPGALVIKQEDGSRSVITSHKSQDSPSAAAAEKSRPEESSKLLFFNRSDARSLVLQDSPAPQKTDDSTSGLMKELAEVEDEFYRGMIKPEPPDQGSGSELTWEVPLPPAKRRKSESFEVDNASFSSDSPQDDSLNEHLQSAIDSILNLQQPQTGGQNVRTPSSSYNSSSSPFSSPVHRTDAYLAPNHNGGLGARTLNR, encoded by the exons TTGACATGGATGATGAAGACGGCCGGTGCCTGCTAGATGTAATTTG CGATCCTCAGGCCTTGAATGATTTTTTACATGGATCCGAAAAG CTGCACGTACAAGAGTCCTCCGGCAACCATCTGAGCACCGAGCAGAGCCAGCCCACGACCAGCGTGGACCTTGACTTTTTAGAAGATGACATCCTGGGGTCACCGTCCAGCAGTGGGGCAAACCTGCAGAACTCAGACCAGCCCTGTGACATCCTCCAGCAGAGCCTGCAAGAGGCCAACATCACCGAGCAGACGCTGGAGGCGGAGGCCGAGCTGGACCTGGGCTCCTTCCAGCTTCCCACCCTCCAGCCGGTGGTGCAGACGGCCTCCGACGGCACCCCGCAGATCTTCTCCAGCGGAGCCGACCTGATCGGGCTGCAGCAACCCGCCGTCCTGACACACCAAGCCCTGGTGCAGCAGTCGGTAGGAGCAGATGTTGTCAACAAGGCCATCAGTGTTCAGCCTTTCCTCCAGCAGGTCGGCTTGGGCAATGTCACCATCCAGCCCATCTCCAATCTCCAGGGCTTGCCCAACGGCAGCCCCAGCGGGACGCTGGGCATCGGGCCGATTCAGGTGGTCGGGCAGCAAGTGATGGCCATCAACCAGCCGGCGCAGCAGATCATCGCCAAGCAGGTTCAGCCTTCCCAAGTGGCCACCATGCCCGTTGGCAGTTACATCACCCAGACGGCGCCCGAGCAGCAGCAGGTCACCCTCGCCTCGACAGGGGTCTCACCACAGAGCGCTGGTCTCGTCATCCAGAAAAACCTGCCCACAGTGGCCACCACGACGCTGAATGGGAACTCCATGTTCGGGAGTGTGTCCGGGACCCAAGGCTCCCAGCCGCTCACCGTCACCTCAAACTTGAGCAGCCCCTTGGTGCAGGCTCAAAACGTCATCATTCACAGGACGCCCACCCCGATTCAGCCCAAACCCGCTGGGGTCCTCCAGCAGAAACTGTACCAGATCACCCCCAAGCCCTTCGGTTCCAACAACACCACCCTGACCATCCAGAACGAAGCcgccctgcagcagcagaaggccCAGCAGAACCTGACCTTCATGGCCAGCAAACCTGGGCAGAATGTGGTGCTGTCGGGCTTCCCCCAAGGGCTTCCAGCCAATGTCTTCAagcagccgccgccgcagcAGCAGGCCCTCAGCAAGCCCATGAGCGTCCACTTGCTGAACCAGGGCAGCAGCATCGTCATCCCCGCCCAGCACGTCCCACAGGCCATGCTGCAGGGCCAGAACCAGTTCCTCCTCCCCGGGCAGCTGGCGGGCGCTTCCGCCGTGCAGATACCCCAGCAGCTCTCCGCCTTGCAGGCCAACATGGGAGGGCAGATCCTGACCACCTCCCACCCCGGCGGGCAAGCCCATATCATAACTAGCCAAGGGCCGGGCGGACAGCTGATTACCAACCAAGCCTTGCCAGCCCAGATCCTCACCAACCAGAACATCGCCAGCCAGCTGAACCTGGGCCAGGTGCTCACCTCACAGAACGCCCACGGCACTGCTCACATACTCTCAGCTCCCATCCAGCTCCAGCCTGGCCAGGTGGGTCAGCCGGCTCTCTTCCAGATGCCCGTTTCACTGGCGGGCAGCTTGACCACCCAGAGCCAACCCTCAGTGGCCGCCTCGCTGGGCCAGACGGGGCAGACAGTGATCCAGGGGGTGACACTGCCCAACCAGGTGGCCATGCTCAACGCCACCGAGAACCTTGGCCAGGCGGTGAGCATCCAAGCCTCCGCCACCACCAGTAGCCAAAGCCCCGGCCTCGTCCAGCCACAGTCTGCCTCAGGGGCCAGCCTGCTGCCCAGTGCCGACCAGTCCTCCATCCTCACCGTCCAAACCGCCTCCCAGCCGCCCGCTCCACTCCAGCTCAACGTgccgccgccaccaccaccgccgccacctgcccagcagcccgtgacttcccagcccagccccagcttgGCCTCCAGCCCAGAGAAGATCATcctggggcaggcagctgccggaGCCGTCATCAACCAGGACCCCATGCAGATGTTCCTACAACAG TTACCTGCAGGGCAGCAGAAGCTCCCTGGAGCCTCCCCGTCCCCTTCGCTACCTCATCCTCCCCTGGGGGAGAGCCCGCAGCTCCCAGCCGCCCACCTCTCCCAAATGCAgtctccccacccctcccggcctccttcccagccccagcctctctcCCGACCCCCCTCCCGACCCCACTCGCGCCCTCCCTCCCAGCCGCAGACCCTCTCCCGGCCCCCCTCCGAGCCGCTCTCCCGCTCCTGCACCCCCCAGGCACCCATGCCCAGCCTCTACGTCATCCAGAACCAGCTGGCCTCGTCCCCCCTTGGCGGGGGGCAGCACCCCCTGCGTccaccctcccagccccagccgccTTTCCAGCCGCCGCCGGCACAGTCAGAagccgccccgccgccagcgCAGCTTCAGGTCCAGCTCCCGGCGCCGGCGGAGGTCCAGCATGCCCACTCCCCCCacttccagctgcagtttccatCCCAGGGCCAGATCAAACCTCCCACTCCCACCCACGCTCTCCACCTAACCGCGGAGCAGCAGAGGAGCTTTCCGATGGTCCCGAGCCAATTCCAAACCCTCCCGGCCATCCCCAACCCCGCTCCTCAGCAGAAGCAAATACTGGACAGGTTCCAGCAG GTGCCCCAGGGGATCATCCTGCAAACGAAGCAGCAGCCTCCCACCAGCCAGGCTTCCCCCGCACTTAGCCAGTTCAGCAGCCCATCTTCCTCCGTCCTGGTGAGCGGCCAGGGGCAGGCAGTGGCGGTGACGACGACAACGCCGGCCTCTGTGCACAGCCACGCACCCGCCACGCTCCCACCTTCCACCGCAG GTATTACTGCCCCGGTTCCTGCAGAGAGTAAAACCTACTCCAGTGTTTCCACGCCGATTTCTGCTGGGAAaggggctgcagcccaggggaaGTCAGCAACACCTCTTGCCATACAGCAGCCAGTTCAG ACTAAGCCTGGCGTGATCAGTTCTGTCTCAGGCCTGAACCTCGGGAAAGGTCCCTTGCAGATCCAGGTCGTTGGGAAAGGATTACCGCAACTCATGCCCTCGGTCCCTGTGCAAGGCCAACAGCTG CAGTATGACAGCAAGCTTGGTCTGAAGAAAGCCCCGACACTACAGCCCAGCAAGGAAGCTTG TTTCCTGGAGCAGCTGCACAAACACCAGGGCGCGGTGCTGCATCCCGACTACAAGACGTCGTTCCGCTCCTTCGACGATGCCTTGCAGCGGCTCCTGCCCTACCACGTCTACCAGGGGATGCTGCCCTCTGCTCAAGACTACAGGAAGG TGGACGAGGAGTTTGAAGTGGTGTCTACCCAGCTGCTAAAGCGCACACAAGCGATGTTGAACAAGTACCGCCTGCTGCTCTTAGAGGAGTCTCGG AGAGTGAGTCCTTCTGCGGAGATGGTGATGATCGACCGCATGTTtatacaggaagaaaagaccATGTTAGCGCTTGACAAGCAATTGGCAAAGGAGAAACCAG ACGAGTACGTCTCCTCGTCCTCCCGCTCGCAGAGCCTCTCCTCCTCGGCGGCCCTGGCCTCCGTCTCCAGCTCAACACCAGCCCCCGAGAGCCTGAAGGTGCCCCCCGTGCAGACGACCCCCCCCATCCACCCCACCAAGCTGGTGATCAAGCACAGCGGGGGCTCCCCGTCGGTCACCTGGGCCAAGGCGTCCCCCTCTTTGGACGGGGACGAGGACGCCTTGCCCTCAAGGAGCAAACCCCCCATCAAAACCTACGAGGCACGCAGTCGGATCGGCCTCAAGTTGAAAATCAAGCAGGAGGCCGGCCTCAGCAAAGTGGTCCACAACACCGCCTTGGACCCCGTGCACCAGCCTCCCCCCGTGTGCCGCGTCATCAAAGGACCCGACCCGCACGCCTCCGGCACTGTCggcaccgccgccgcctcctcctccgccgccgccggccagaTGAACGGGACCGTTGACCACGTAACCTCTGCTCCCGCCGAGAAGAAACCCATCGTGACCTACTGCCGGCTCCCCCTTCGCAAGACCTACCGCGAGAACGTGGACGCTTTCGTGGCCGAGAAACCCGCCGACGCCTGCCCCAAGGGGAGCGCCCTGAAAGCCGACAAACTCCCTGGCGCCCTCGTCATCAAGCAGGAGGACGGATCCAGGAGCGTGATCACCTCCCACAAGAGCCAGGACAGCCCTTCGGCGGCCGCCGCGGAGAAGAGCCGGCCGGAGGAGAGCTCCAAGCTCCTCTTCTTCAACAGGAGCGACGCTCGCTCCCTGGTCCTGCAGGACAGCCCGGCCCCGCAGAAGACCGACGACTCCACCAGTGGCCTTATGAAGGAGCTTGCGGAAGTCGAGGATGAATTTTACCGCGGGATGATAAAACCCGAGCCCCCTGACCAGGGTTCGGGTTCAGAACTCACCTGGGAGGTGCCGCTGCCCCCAGCCAAGCGTAGAAAGTCGGAGTCCTTTGAGGTGGACAATGCCAGCTTCTCCAGCGACAGCCCCCAGGACGATTCCCTCAACGAGCACCTCCAGAGCGCCATCGACAGCATCCTCAACCTGCAGCAACCTCAGACTGGGGGCCAGAACGTCCGGACGCCTTCCTCTTCTtacaactcctcctcctcccccttctcctcacCCGTCCACCGTACGGACGCCTACCTTGCCCCTAATCACAACGGTGGCCTTGGAGCAAGGACGTTGAACAGATAA